A region of the Arsenicicoccus dermatophilus genome:
GGGACTCTTCCTGATCCTGGCGGATCTTCGTCCGCAGGAGGCGATGGTGACCCACGGCGAGCTGCGATGCCGCTACCTGCGCAGCACGCTGGTGGTCCCGGTCGCCGACCTGGTCTCGGTCACCCGCCGGGGCGGGCTGGTGACCATCACCTATCCGGACGGGGAGGTGATCCTCTCCGCCCCCTTCGGGACGACCTCGGAGATGAGCCGGCTCGAGGCGCTCGTCGAGCGACACCGCGGCGAGCGGTCGGAGCAGGGGGACTACGGTCAGGGGCATGACTGACGCGCCCAGCCCCTTGCTCGCCCGCGCCCTCGAGGCCGCGGGCGACGCCGTGATCGTGATCGACCGGGACGGCCTGGTCCGGGCCTGGAACCCCGCCAGCGAGCGGCTCTTCGGCCACCGGGCGGCGGACGTGATCGGTCAGGACGTGGTCGTCATGATCCCGGAGCGGTTGCGGCCCCTGCACGACCGTGGGTTCGCGGCGGCGATGGCGGTCGGGCACCTGGCGAGCGACGGAGCACCCCGGCGCACCAAGGCGATCCGCCCGGACGGCTCGTCGGTGTACGTCGTGATGACCTTCGCCGTCGTCACCGACGAGACGGGCGCCGCGATCGGCTCGGTCGCGGTGGCCCGGGAGTGGCTGCGCGATGAGTGAGCCCGTGCTGTCCTATGCCCCGCTGGTCGGCCGTATGGCGACCGCCGCCGTCGGTGAGCAGGTGACCCTCGACGGCGCCGGGATCCACGACGAGATGACCACCGCCGCAGCGGATCTCACGAGCACCGGCGTCGCGGTGATCGCCCACGCCGGCCACCCGGACCCGGGGACGCCGCTCACCGTGGTGGGGGAGCGGCGGATGCTGCACCACCTCGCGAGCGCCGCGGACGTGGAGATCCCGGTGCGCCTGCTCGCCGGCATACCGCTCACGGCCGAGCAGGGCGACGCGATCCTCTCGCGGACCGTGCTGGCCGTGCTGGTCGCCGTCAGCTGAGGGGCCCACGGCTGCGCCCCACCCGGTCCAGGATCGCGTCGGCGACCTCCTGCGGCTCGCTCTCGGGGAGCCAGTGGGAGGCGTCGAGCTCGACGAAGAGACAGGGCGCGTCGACGAACCGCTCGGTGGCCTCGGCGGCGGCGCGCCCCAGGGCCACGTCCTGCGAGCCCCAGACATAGGTGGTCGGCACGGTGATCCGGCCGTCGCCCCCGACGGCTCCGGCACCGCCTGCGGCCCCGGAGCGCGGGCGGGCGGGCCGCACGAGCGTGGTGGCGCGATACCAGCCGATCGGGCCGCGCAGGCTCGCCGGGGTCGCGAACCTGCGGGCGTAGCGCTGCGCGACCTCGGCCGGAAGTCCGGCACTCGTCAGGAAGCTCATCATCCGCCGGGACAGCACGAGCTCTGGCACGCGCGGGACCTGGAAGGCGCCGATGTACCAGCTCTTGCGCAGCTGGTCCGGCGTCCGCAGGGCGAGCGCG
Encoded here:
- a CDS encoding PAS domain-containing protein; translation: MTDAPSPLLARALEAAGDAVIVIDRDGLVRAWNPASERLFGHRAADVIGQDVVVMIPERLRPLHDRGFAAAMAVGHLASDGAPRRTKAIRPDGSSVYVVMTFAVVTDETGAAIGSVAVAREWLRDE
- a CDS encoding alpha/beta fold hydrolase, which codes for MTSSTSAPDLSTFSRAGLTFDVQDGGPRDGAVVVLLHGFPQDSSSWELVAPRLHDAGLRTLAPDQRGYSPGASPREVSAYRGPELVADVLALMDAAGAERVHLVGHDWGGAVAWLVAQRAPHRLASLTVLSTPHPAALALALRTPDQLRKSWYIGAFQVPRVPELVLSRRMMSFLTSAGLPAEVAQRYARRFATPASLRGPIGWYRATTLVRPARPRSGAAGGAGAVGGDGRITVPTTYVWGSQDVALGRAAAEATERFVDAPCLFVELDASHWLPESEPQEVADAILDRVGRSRGPLS